A DNA window from Candidatus Acidulodesulfobacterium acidiphilum contains the following coding sequences:
- a CDS encoding peptide chain release factor 2 (programmed frameshift) gives MSIASAQSDSLFNVSFLERSLKTLEEKLEKLRGRFEVDISEKRLKEIEEISSKEDFYKDISYSKEILIEKSAIENKIKTFYSVYEEFKNIKDLYDISIEENDEKMLEEIFAGVKSLEKSVSSLEMDTTLSGKDDKLDAIVEIHAGSGGTESMDFANMLLRMYLRWAERRKFKTAIMEFNAGEEAGVKSVTFTVHGKYAYGYLKAESGVHRLVRISPFDANKRRHTSFASVFVYPEIDDSIDVVIDEKDVKIDTYRSSGAGGQHVNTTDSAVRLTHIPTGIVVACQNERSQHKNKDSAYKLLRARLYDYYKKKQEEEEDKVNKTKKEISWGSQIRSYTLNPNRVIKDHRTGVTIYDDKSVFDGDIDEFISAYLLGVRA, from the exons ATGTCTATAGCTTCAGCACAGAGCGATTCGCTTTTTAACGTAAGTTTTTTGGAAAGAAGCCTGAAAACCCTCGAAGAAAAATTAGAAAAACTGCGG GGGCGCTTTGAAGTAGATATTTCCGAAAAAAGACTAAAAGAGATAGAAGAAATTTCTTCAAAAGAAGATTTTTATAAAGATATAAGCTATTCTAAGGAAATATTGATAGAAAAATCGGCTATTGAAAATAAGATTAAAACTTTTTATTCCGTTTACGAAGAGTTTAAAAACATAAAAGACCTATACGATATTTCTATAGAAGAAAATGACGAAAAAATGCTAGAAGAAATTTTCGCCGGCGTAAAATCTTTAGAAAAAAGCGTATCCTCTTTAGAAATGGATACTACTCTTTCCGGAAAAGACGACAAACTAGATGCTATAGTGGAAATTCATGCAGGTTCTGGCGGTACCGAATCCATGGATTTTGCAAATATGCTTTTAAGAATGTATCTAAGGTGGGCGGAGCGCAGAAAATTTAAAACGGCAATAATGGAGTTTAATGCAGGCGAAGAAGCTGGAGTAAAAAGCGTTACTTTTACCGTCCACGGTAAATATGCCTACGGTTATCTTAAGGCGGAAAGCGGCGTTCACAGATTAGTAAGGATTTCTCCTTTCGATGCAAATAAAAGAAGGCATACGTCTTTTGCTTCCGTATTCGTTTATCCCGAGATAGACGATTCTATCGACGTAGTTATAGACGAAAAAGACGTTAAAATAGACACTTACCGTTCCAGCGGAGCAGGCGGACAGCACGTCAATACTACCGATTCAGCCGTCAGGCTGACACATATCCCGACAGGCATAGTAGTAGCTTGTCAAAACGAAAGGTCTCAGCATAAAAACAAAGATTCGGCATATAAACTCTTAAGGGCAAGACTTTACGACTATTACAAAAAAAAGCAGGAAGAGGAAGAAGATAAGGTAAACAAAACAAAAAAAGAGATATCTTGGGGTTCGCAGATAAGGTCTTATACCCTCAACCCAAACAGAGTCATTAAAGACCACAGGACTGGGGTCACCATATACGACGATAAAAGTGTATTTGACGGCGACATCGACGAATTTATAAGCGCATATCTGTTGGGCGTAAGAGCATAA
- the lnt gene encoding apolipoprotein N-acyltransferase: protein MKTILTNDKIKNLCLAGLSGVITALLFPVFNLEFLAWIALIPLLYAVHKSKGFKESFLYGFIAGIISYVIILYWIVYTVSKFGDLPYYIAVFALILLASYLALYVALFAGFSKIILNRYKKLSFILIPSNWVFFEFLKSKLLTGFPWENLGYSQYLNIPFIQISNIIGVFGLSFIIVLINYSIFSFIFQKNRFSKKQALFELFFVISVFILVILYGYYNIYSINKLVKHKKPLRVALIQGNIGMFQKWKITKKRTTHIYLKLTKQSLKYKPKLVIWPETALPYIISVYPFYWNKVMRFTEKHKIDMVFGAIGFKFFNFKYHYYNRDYMFTDKGRYYYYDKHHLVPFGEYIPLKKQLPFLAHILKGAGIGNFTAGKKFRILKNGKLKIGSMICYEAYFDGLVRHFPKKGANLFVSITDDAWYGKTSAPYQDMSMTVFPAVENERFIARAGNTGISGIISPVGKILDETAIFKRTYMIGYVKLINRKTFFALYGNIFAYISDFVFIISMLYIFILKLFPALNIYREK, encoded by the coding sequence ATGAAGACAATATTAACGAACGATAAAATAAAAAATCTATGCTTAGCTGGTTTGTCCGGCGTTATAACAGCCCTTTTATTTCCTGTTTTTAACCTTGAATTTCTTGCATGGATTGCATTAATCCCTCTTTTATACGCCGTACATAAATCTAAGGGTTTTAAAGAATCTTTCTTATACGGTTTTATTGCAGGTATAATTTCATACGTAATTATACTTTACTGGATAGTTTACACCGTAAGTAAATTCGGCGACCTTCCTTACTATATAGCGGTTTTTGCGCTTATTCTTCTTGCTTCGTATCTTGCTCTTTACGTAGCTCTGTTTGCCGGTTTTTCAAAGATTATATTAAACCGATATAAGAAATTAAGCTTTATTCTAATACCTTCAAACTGGGTTTTTTTCGAGTTTTTGAAATCTAAGCTTTTAACGGGTTTTCCATGGGAAAACTTGGGATACTCGCAGTATTTAAATATTCCTTTTATACAAATTTCCAATATTATCGGCGTTTTCGGATTATCTTTTATAATAGTTCTGATTAATTATTCAATATTCAGTTTTATTTTTCAAAAAAACAGGTTTTCAAAAAAACAGGCATTATTTGAGCTTTTTTTTGTTATATCGGTTTTTATTTTAGTTATATTATACGGTTATTACAATATATATTCGATAAATAAACTCGTTAAACATAAAAAACCTTTAAGGGTCGCCCTTATTCAAGGAAATATAGGTATGTTCCAAAAATGGAAAATTACTAAAAAAAGAACGACGCATATATATCTTAAATTGACCAAGCAGTCTTTAAAATATAAACCTAAGCTGGTTATATGGCCTGAAACTGCTCTCCCGTATATTATATCGGTTTATCCTTTTTACTGGAACAAGGTTATGAGATTTACCGAAAAGCATAAAATAGATATGGTTTTTGGCGCTATAGGATTTAAATTTTTTAATTTTAAGTACCATTATTATAACAGGGACTATATGTTTACCGACAAAGGAAGGTATTATTATTACGATAAACATCATTTAGTCCCTTTCGGAGAATATATACCGTTAAAGAAACAGCTGCCTTTTCTCGCGCATATTTTAAAGGGAGCGGGTATAGGAAACTTTACGGCGGGCAAAAAGTTCAGGATTTTAAAAAACGGCAAATTAAAAATAGGTTCCATGATATGCTATGAAGCTTATTTTGACGGACTTGTAAGGCATTTTCCAAAAAAAGGCGCAAATCTTTTCGTGAGTATTACGGACGATGCATGGTACGGCAAAACATCGGCTCCTTATCAGGATATGTCTATGACCGTTTTTCCTGCGGTAGAAAATGAAAGGTTTATTGCCCGCGCCGGAAATACGGGCATAAGCGGAATAATATCGCCGGTCGGTAAAATTTTAGATGAAACCGCGATATTTAAGCGTACTTATATGATAGGTTACGTTAAATTAATTAATAGAAAGACTTTTTTTGCATTATATGGTAATATATTTGCATATATATCGGATTTTGTTTTTATAATTTCAATGTTATATATTTTTATATTAAAACTGTTTCCTGCATTAAATATTTATAGAGAAAAATAA
- a CDS encoding nucleoside triphosphate pyrophosphohydrolase, with translation MSAKEKQKTYKLNELIEIVKKLRSETGCPWDRKQTEETLKPYIIEEAYEVVEAIGSGDKIEIMEELGDLLLQVVFLSDIYADKKEFSINDVIETVNKKLIRRHPHVFDENFSLKEGECLEDAILRNWERIKGEEKKEKSKNKPDVPKKPSVYISESMPSLHRAYMVQEKAKRQGLDFADAEEALKKVYEEIEEFKEELGNNLNTDKDGNKNKITEEYGDILFSIVNMGRLLDIHPCSALNKSTDKFIKRFGYIEEKAAKPLSELDAASLDELWESSKRGS, from the coding sequence ATGTCTGCAAAAGAAAAGCAAAAAACCTATAAACTCAACGAGCTTATAGAAATAGTTAAAAAATTAAGGTCGGAAACCGGCTGTCCATGGGATAGGAAGCAGACTGAAGAAACCTTAAAACCGTATATTATAGAAGAAGCTTACGAAGTAGTAGAGGCTATAGGCTCCGGCGATAAAATCGAAATAATGGAAGAACTCGGCGACCTTCTTCTTCAAGTTGTTTTTTTATCGGACATATATGCAGATAAAAAAGAGTTTTCTATAAACGACGTTATAGAGACGGTAAACAAAAAACTTATAAGAAGACATCCTCACGTTTTCGACGAAAATTTTTCTTTGAAAGAAGGCGAATGCCTTGAAGACGCTATCCTTAGAAATTGGGAAAGGATTAAAGGGGAAGAAAAGAAGGAAAAATCGAAAAATAAACCGGACGTTCCGAAAAAACCGTCTGTATATATTTCTGAATCCATGCCGTCTCTGCACAGGGCATATATGGTTCAGGAAAAAGCTAAGAGGCAGGGTTTAGATTTTGCGGACGCCGAAGAGGCTTTAAAAAAAGTATATGAAGAAATAGAAGAATTTAAAGAGGAACTGGGTAATAACTTGAATACGGATAAAGACGGAAATAAAAATAAAATAACCGAAGAATACGGCGATATTCTATTTTCAATAGTAAATATGGGAAGGCTTTTAGATATACATCCCTGTTCGGCTTTAAATAAATCCACGGATAAATTTATAAAAAGATTCGGATATATTGAGGAAAAAGCTGCAAAACCGCTTTCGGAATTAGATGCCGCAAGCTTGGACGAGTTATGGGAATCATCTAAAAGAGGGTCATAA